One part of the Tachyglossus aculeatus isolate mTacAcu1 chromosome 26, mTacAcu1.pri, whole genome shotgun sequence genome encodes these proteins:
- the GDPGP1 gene encoding GDP-D-glucose phosphorylase 1: MALPQEADGPWGPERPSSPRSAVPDFVYGPRDLIVEGVRWQGSGTGEPEPPPLSRFDEALGSAWRRRMEDGLFRYRLGELPTRVLPGPLGLVAQLNVERGAQRRRPQDVRSVRQAFDPGQFNFNQIRPGEVLFRLSREPGREPRGRARVLVVVNVSPLERGHVLFVPEPTLGLPQLLLEDPLLLAAEAVLLSAHPGFRVGFNSLGGFASVNHLHLHGYYLARPLPVETAPSEPLDPQGRMHLLRGGPAPGFLFFAEGPELGRAVRRVCRMAAHLADSEIAHNLFVTRGAPPGNPPPPGTPTGVRFVLWARRAGFGVKEGAAFNVALCELAGHLPVKTAWDFQSLTEASAVSLIRSCLLPPDQFARLQLALVSLLD; this comes from the coding sequence ATGGCACTGCCTCAAGAAGCAGACGGCCCTTGGGGCCCGGAGCGTCCGAGCAGCCCCCGCTCGGCCGTCCCGGACTTCGTGTACGGCCCGCGGGACCTGATCGTGGAAGGGGTGCGGTGGCAGGGGAGCGGAACCGGCGagccggagccccctcccctgtcccgctTTGATGAAGCCCTGGGGTCGGCCTGGAGGCGGCGGATGGAGGACGGCCTGTTCCGTTACCGGCTGGGGGAGCTGCCGACGCGGGTCCTGCCGGGGCCCCTGGGCTTGGTGGCCCAGCTGAACGTGGAGCGGGGGGCGCAGAGGCGGCGGCCCCAGGACGTCCGCAGCGTCAGGCAGGCCTTCGACCCCGGCCAGTTCAACTTCAACCAGATCCGGCCGGGCGAGGTCCTCTTCCGTCTGAGCCGGGAGCCCGGCCGGGAGCCTCGCGGGAGGGCCCGGGTCCTGGTCGTCGTCAACGTCAGCCCCCTGGAGCGGGGCCACGTCCTGTTCGTGCCGGAGCCCACCCTGGgtcttccccagctcctcctggAAGACCCCCTGCTCCTCGCGGCGGAGGCCGTGCTCCTCAGCGCCCACCCGGGCTTCCGCGTCGGCTTCAACAGCCTGGGGGGCTTCGCCTCCGTCAACCACCTGCACCTGCACGGCTACTACCTGGCCAGGCCGCTGCCAGTGGAGACGGCTCCCAGCGAGCCCCTGGACCCGCAGGGCCGGATGCACCTGCTGCGGGGGGGCCCCGCTCCCGGGTTCCTCTTCTTCGCGGAGGGGCCGGAGCTGGGCCGGGCCGTCCGCAGGGTCTGCCGGATGGCCGCCCACCTGGCCGACAGCGAGATCGCCCACAACCTCTTCGTCACCCGGGGGGCCCCTCCGGGGAACCCGCCGCCCCCAGGGACCCCCACTGGCGTCCGTTTCGTCCTGTGGGCCCGGCGGGCCGGCTTCGGGGTCAAGGAGGGGGCGGCCTTCAACGTCGCCCTGTGCGAGCTGGCAGGCCACCTGCCCGTGAAGACGGCCTGGGACTTCCAGAGCCTGACGGAGGCCTCGGCCGTGAGCCTCATCCGGAGCTGCCTCCTGCCCCCGGACCAGTTTGCCCGGCTGCAGCTGGCCTTGGTGTCGCTCTTGGACTAG